The Kogia breviceps isolate mKogBre1 chromosome 4, mKogBre1 haplotype 1, whole genome shotgun sequence genome window below encodes:
- the PCSK4 gene encoding LOW QUALITY PROTEIN: proprotein convertase subtilisin/kexin type 4 (The sequence of the model RefSeq protein was modified relative to this genomic sequence to represent the inferred CDS: inserted 2 bases in 2 codons), whose product MRLARSALWLRLTLALGLALVGSMAVGWASPRAPIYVSSWAVRVSQGYQEIERLARKFGFVNLGPIFPDGQYFHLRHRGVVQQSLTPHWGHRLRLKKDPKVQWFQQQTMQRRVKRSLVVPTDPWFSKQWYMNKEVQPDLNILQVWSQGLSGQGIVVSVLDDGIEKDHPDLWANYDPLASYDFNDYDPDPQPRYTSSDENRHGTRCAGEVAATANNRFCGAGVAYNARIGGVRMLDGTITDVIEAQSLSLQPQHIHIYSASWGPEDDGRTVDGPGILTQEAFRRGVTKGRGGLGTLFIWASGNGGLHYDNCNCDGYTNSIYTLSVGSTTQQGRVPWYSEACASTLTTTYSSGVAADPKIVTTDLHHRCTDKHTGTSASAPLAAGMIALALEANPFLTWRDMQHLVVRASRPAQLQAEDWRTNGVGRQVSHHYGYGLLDAGLLVDLARSWLPTQPQKKCIIRIVHTPTRPAGGALASRAAAPSPILRVMHVRKNVSACIGHANYIRSLEHVQVQLSLSYSRRGDLEISLTSPMGTRSTLVAIRPFDISGQGYNNWIFMSTHFWDEDPRGLWTLVLENKGYYFNTGTLYRYTLLLYGTAEDMTARPSGPQVTSSACVQWDTEGPCQDCQSPTYILGHLCLAYCPPRYFNHTQQAVTAEPGCPAAPALRVCCSYHLSCYTCRGSSPLDCTACPPPSTLDVQRGSFSGPDPPEGRIPQPTATACPCHHGPAQAVVLALLAVAFGXPLLCRVLLVGCPPPWVGPPGSGRHXPHHSRPRCELEPGAG is encoded by the exons aTGCGGCTCGCCCGGAGTGCGCTCTGGCTGCGCCTGACCTTGGCCTTGGGCCTGGCACTCGTTGGCTCCATGGCTGTGGGTTGGGCGTCACCCCGGGCTCCCATCTATGTCAGCAGCTGGGCCGTGCGGGTGTCACAGGGTTACCAGGAAATCGAGCGCCTGGCGCGCAAATTCGGCTTCGTCAACCTGGGGCCG ATCTTCCCTGATGGGCAGTATTTCCATCTGCGGCACCGGGGCGTGGTCCAGCAGTCCCTGACCCCACACTGGGGCCACCGCCTGCGCCTGAAGAAAGACCCCAAG GTGCAGTGGTTCCAGCAGCAGACGATGCAGCGGCGGGTGAAACGCTCCTTGGTGGTACCCACGGATCCCTGGTTCTCCAAGCAGTGGTACATG AACAAGGAGGTGCAGCCGGACCTGAACATCCTGCAGGTCTGGAGCCAGGGGCTGTCTGGCCAGGGCATCGTGGTCTCTGTCCTGGACGACGGCATCGAGAAGGACCACCCAGACCTCTGGGCCAACTAT GACCCTCTAGCCAGCTACGACTTCAATGACTATGACCCAGACCCCCAGCCGCGATACACGTCCAGCGATGAGAACCG GCATGGGACCCGCTGTGCCGGGGAAGTGGCAGCGACGGCAAACAACAGGTTCTGTGGTGCTGGCGTCGCCTACAATGCCCGAATCGGAG GGGTGCGCATGCTGGACGGCACCATAACCGACGTGATCGAGGCCCAGTCGCTGAGCCTGCAGCCGCAGCACATCCACATCTACAGCGCCAGCTGGGGCCCCGAGGACGACGGCCGCACAGTGGACGGCCCGGGCATCCTCACCCAAGAGGCCTTCAGGCGCGGCGTGACCAAG GGCCGAGGCGGGCTGGGCACCCTCTTCATCTGGGCGTCGGGCAACGGCGGCCTGCACTATGACAACTGCAACTGTGACGGCTACACCAACAGCATCTACACGCTCTCGGTGGGCAGCACCACCCAGCAGGGCCGCGTGCCCTGGTACAGCGAGGCCTGTGCCTCCACGCTCACCACTACCTACAGCAGCGGCGTTGCTGCCGACCCCAAAATC GTCACCACAGACCTGCACCACCGGTGCACGGACAAGCACACGGGCACCTCGGCCTCTGCCCCGCTGGCTGCGGGCATGATCGCCCTGGCTCTGGAGGCCAA cccgtTCTTGACGTGGCGGGACATGCAGCATCTGGTGGTCCGGGCGTCCAGGCCAGCGCAGCTCCAGGCCGAGGACTGGAGGACCAACGGCGTGGGGCGCCAAG TGAGCCACCACTATGGCTACGGGCTGCTGGACGCCGGGCTGCTGGTGGACTTGGCTCGCTCATGGCTGCCCACACAGCCCCAGAAGAAATGCATCATCCGCATCGTGCACACCCCCAC CAGGCCAGCAGGAGGGGCCCTCGCCTCGCGTGccgcagcccccagccccatcctgcGGGTGATGCACGTGAGGAAGAACGTGTCAGCCTGCATCGGCCACGCCAACTACATCCGCTCGCTGGAGCACGTGCAGGTGCAGCTGTCCCTGTCCTACAGCCGCCGTGGGGACTTGGAGATCTCGCTCACCAGCCCCATGGGCACCCGCTCCACGCTTGTGGCCATCAG ACCCTTTGACATCAGTGGCCAAGGCTACAACAACTGGATCTTCATGTCCACCCACTTCTGGGACGAGGACCCGCGTGGCTTGTGGACCCTGGTCCTGGAGAACAAGGGCTACTATTTCAACACAG gGACGCTGTACCGCTACACGCTGCTGCTCTATGGGACGGCCGAGGACATGACGGCGCGGCCCTCAGGCCCCCAGGTGACCAGCAGCGCGTGTGTGCAGTGGGACACAGAGGGGCCGTGCCAGG ATTGCCAGAGCCCCACCTACATCCTGGGCCACCTCTGCCTTGCCTACTGCCCACCGAGGTACTTCAACCACACCCAGCAGGCGGTGACGGCTGAACCTGGGTGCCCAGCCGCGCCTGCCCTGCGGGTCTGCTGCAGCTACCACTTGTCCTGCTATACCTGCCGCGGCAGCTCCCCGCTGGACTGTACCGCTTGCCCCCCGCCGTCCACGCTGGACGTGCAGCGGGGCTCCTTCTCAGGACCCGACCCCCCTGAGGGCCGCATCCCCCAGCCCACCGCGACCGCCTGCCCCTGCCACCACGGCCCGGCCCAGGCTGTGGTGCTGGCCCTGCTGGCCGTGGCCTTCG AGCCCCTCCTCTGCCGCGTCCTTCTTGTAGGCTGCCCGCCACCATGGGTGGGACCCCCCGGATCGGGGCGCC TACCTCACCACTCCAGACCCCGCTGCGAGCTGGAACCCGGAGCTGGTTGA
- the C4H19orf25 gene encoding UPF0449 protein C19orf25 homolog — MGSKAKKRVVLPTRPAPPTVEQILEDVRGAPAEDLVFTALAREEPPAPSGRAEDTEAQREQLYQQSRVYVATNQRLWHAGAQLKQQREELCQAREELEQEVSHVGQVALPGAAAATSLG, encoded by the exons ATGGGCTCCAAGGCCAAGAAGCGCGTGGTGCTGCCCACCCGCCCGGCTCCCCCCACGGTGGAGCAGATCCTGGAGGACGTGCGGGGGGCGCCCGCCGAGGACCTAGTCTTCAccgccctggcccgggaag agcccccagccccctctggGAGGGccgaggacactgaggcccagcgGGAGCAGCTCTACCAGCAGAGCCGGGTCTACGTGGCCACGAACCAGCGGCTGTGGCACGCGGGCGCCCAGCTGAAACAGCAGCGTGAGGAGCTGTGTCAGGCACGCGAGGAGCTGGAGCAGGAGGTCAGCCATGTGGGCCAGGTGGCTCTGCCGGGCGCTGCGGCCGCCACCTCCTTGGGCTGA